One genomic segment of Peribacillus muralis includes these proteins:
- a CDS encoding biotin transporter BioY, protein MKESHEKLRMMMVTALFAALIGILAQITIPLPLVPITGQTLAVGLAATILGSRYGTSSVLLYLFIGAAGVPVFAEMSGGLAKIFGPTGGYLLSYIPTVYITGLILEKTRFTVPMAFLANIIGMLLTLIIGTVWLKYMSSLSWTVAFASGFAPFIIVGILKAFLASWLGITIRSRLATANMLPKKNATLSR, encoded by the coding sequence ATGAAGGAAAGTCATGAGAAGTTAAGAATGATGATGGTTACAGCTTTGTTTGCAGCACTTATCGGAATACTGGCACAAATTACGATTCCATTGCCATTGGTACCGATCACAGGACAGACATTGGCTGTCGGGCTGGCAGCGACAATACTTGGTTCACGTTATGGAACATCTTCGGTTTTGCTTTACTTATTCATCGGAGCCGCAGGAGTGCCGGTTTTCGCTGAGATGTCCGGCGGGCTGGCCAAAATATTCGGTCCAACGGGCGGTTACTTATTATCCTATATACCAACAGTCTATATAACAGGCCTGATATTGGAAAAAACCCGCTTCACCGTGCCAATGGCTTTCCTTGCAAATATAATCGGTATGCTACTTACCTTGATAATCGGAACGGTTTGGTTGAAATATATGAGTTCGCTATCTTGGACAGTAGCGTTTGCCAGTGGTTTTGCTCCATTTATCATCGTCGGCATCCTGAAGGCTTTCCTTGCATCCTGGCTTGGCATCACGATTCGATCCAGATTAGCAACAGCCAATATGCTTCCCAAAAAAAATGCGACACTTTCCCGTTAA
- the trhA gene encoding PAQR family membrane homeostasis protein TrhA: MANTHIYTKKEEVVNAITHGIGALLSIAALVFLIIHSAQEGPPWHVVVSVIYGVSMLLLYLSSTLVHSFPEGKTKDLFEIFDHSAIYIFIAGTYTPIMLLVIQGTLGWTLLGIIWGVAIIGVVFKAFYVKKFLFLSTILYIAMGWMIVIVWGPLTATMPSAGIQLLIAGGLLYTFGAIFYVWRGFPFHHAVWHVFVLGGSVTHFFAVLFYIIPL, translated from the coding sequence ATGGCCAATACACATATTTATACGAAAAAAGAAGAAGTGGTCAATGCGATAACTCACGGAATCGGTGCGTTATTGAGCATTGCCGCCCTAGTATTCTTAATCATACACTCGGCACAGGAGGGACCGCCTTGGCATGTTGTCGTTTCAGTCATTTATGGCGTCTCCATGCTTCTTTTATATCTATCATCTACCCTGGTTCATAGCTTTCCGGAGGGGAAAACAAAAGATTTATTCGAAATCTTCGATCATTCAGCAATCTACATATTCATTGCAGGCACATATACGCCGATTATGCTGCTTGTAATACAAGGAACCCTCGGTTGGACGTTGCTAGGGATCATTTGGGGAGTCGCGATAATTGGAGTCGTCTTCAAAGCTTTCTATGTGAAAAAGTTCTTATTCCTTTCAACGATTCTTTATATCGCCATGGGGTGGATGATCGTGATCGTATGGGGTCCGCTGACTGCAACGATGCCTTCTGCTGGCATCCAGTTGCTGATTGCAGGGGGGCTGCTTTACACGTTTGGCGCAATCTTCTATGTATGGCGCGGTTTTCCCTTCCACCACGCCGTTTGGCATGTATTCGTTCTTGGTGGCTCGGTCACACACTTTTTTGCTGTATTGTTTTATATCATTCCACTATAA
- a CDS encoding YusW family protein, with protein MKRTLKVLSVPFAAMLVLAGCGEDKDEVKNPPVQENENQADTNTETGTDNNNEKLPFAFKDFQLEVDYPGNDNDYEAEYDATGAQTEASIEDEANNHKVLGDEAMKELTPMLEKLTFTKDSKDEEVIQEVTKVFNLKDDYEEFDLEVVFDDGTKKEYKVNNK; from the coding sequence ATGAAAAGAACATTGAAAGTATTATCAGTACCATTTGCGGCCATGCTAGTTTTGGCTGGATGCGGGGAAGACAAGGACGAAGTGAAAAATCCACCGGTTCAGGAAAATGAAAACCAAGCGGACACGAATACTGAAACGGGAACGGATAATAATAATGAAAAGCTACCATTCGCGTTCAAGGACTTCCAATTGGAGGTTGACTATCCAGGTAATGATAACGACTATGAAGCAGAATATGATGCTACAGGGGCTCAAACGGAAGCTTCCATTGAAGACGAAGCGAACAACCACAAAGTTCTTGGTGATGAAGCCATGAAAGAATTGACTCCTATGTTAGAGAAATTGACTTTCACGAAAGATTCCAAAGATGAGGAAGTCATTCAAGAAGTGACAAAAGTGTTTAATTTGAAGGATGACTATGAAGAGTTTGATTTAGAAGTCGTTTTTGATGATGGCACGAAAAAAGAGTACAAAGTGAACAATAAATAA
- a CDS encoding flotillin family protein — MFSLIWIVVAIVAFLLIALIAVFVTKYRTAGPDEALIVTGSYLGSKNVHVDESGNKIKIVRGGGAFVLPVFQQAEPLSLLSSKLEVSTPEVYTEQGVPVMADGVSIIKIGGSITDIATAAEQFLGKSKDDREQEAREVLEGHLRSILGSMTVEEIYKNREKFSQEVQRVASQDLAKMGLIIVSFTIKDVRDKNGYLESLGKPRIAQVKRDADIATAEAEKETRIKRAEASKEAQRAELERATEIAEAEKINKLKVAEFRREQDIAKARADQAYDLETARSKQDVTEQEMQIRIIERQKQIELEEKEILRREKQYDSEVKKKADADRYAVEQAASANKMKQITEADADKYKIEAMAQAEAERVRMDGLAKADAQRAQGTSEAEIIRLKGVAEAEAKQKIAEAFEQFGQAAVMDMILKMLPEYAKQVASPLSNIDKITVVDTGGSGANGGANKVTGYATNLMATLQESLKASSGIDVKDLLENFSGKRNISVAAIKQENPEVNIDMAAGKEEL, encoded by the coding sequence ATGTTTAGTTTAATCTGGATTGTCGTTGCCATTGTGGCATTTTTATTGATCGCACTCATTGCTGTTTTTGTTACGAAATACCGTACTGCGGGTCCTGATGAGGCCTTGATTGTAACCGGAAGCTACTTGGGCAGTAAAAATGTCCACGTCGACGAATCAGGAAATAAAATTAAGATTGTACGCGGAGGGGGAGCTTTCGTCCTGCCTGTGTTCCAGCAAGCGGAACCATTAAGTTTGCTTTCTAGCAAACTCGAGGTCTCGACTCCGGAAGTATATACGGAACAAGGGGTTCCTGTCATGGCGGATGGTGTCTCGATCATCAAGATTGGCGGTTCGATCACCGACATTGCCACAGCGGCTGAACAATTTCTCGGAAAATCCAAAGATGACCGTGAACAGGAAGCGCGCGAAGTGTTAGAAGGTCATCTTCGTTCCATTCTTGGTTCGATGACAGTCGAGGAGATTTATAAAAACCGTGAAAAGTTTTCCCAGGAAGTGCAAAGGGTAGCCTCACAGGATTTAGCGAAGATGGGGCTGATTATCGTCTCGTTCACGATTAAAGATGTTCGTGATAAAAACGGATACCTTGAATCTCTTGGTAAGCCAAGAATCGCCCAGGTGAAAAGGGATGCCGATATCGCTACAGCTGAAGCAGAGAAGGAAACGCGAATCAAGCGGGCCGAAGCATCGAAGGAAGCCCAGCGAGCCGAGCTTGAAAGGGCGACTGAAATAGCCGAAGCCGAAAAAATCAACAAACTGAAGGTAGCGGAATTCCGGCGTGAGCAAGATATTGCCAAAGCTCGTGCTGACCAAGCATACGACTTGGAAACCGCCCGCTCCAAACAGGATGTAACCGAGCAGGAAATGCAAATCAGGATCATCGAGAGGCAAAAGCAAATCGAGCTGGAGGAAAAAGAGATCCTTCGCCGTGAAAAGCAATATGATTCAGAAGTGAAGAAAAAGGCGGATGCCGATCGTTATGCGGTAGAGCAGGCAGCTTCCGCCAATAAGATGAAACAGATAACGGAAGCGGATGCCGATAAGTATAAAATCGAAGCCATGGCACAAGCGGAAGCGGAACGCGTTCGTATGGATGGTCTAGCCAAAGCGGACGCACAAAGGGCACAGGGTACGTCTGAAGCCGAAATCATCCGTTTAAAAGGGGTGGCAGAGGCTGAAGCCAAACAGAAGATTGCCGAAGCCTTCGAACAGTTCGGTCAGGCAGCCGTCATGGATATGATCCTGAAAATGCTTCCGGAATACGCCAAACAAGTGGCAAGCCCGCTTAGCAATATCGACAAAATCACTGTCGTCGATACAGGCGGAAGCGGTGCGAATGGCGGGGCCAATAAAGTGACGGGTTATGCAACGAATTTAATGGCCACATTGCAGGAATCACTAAAGGCATCTTCAGGCATCGATGTCAAAGACTTGCTTGAGAATTTCTCAGGGAAGCGCAATATATCAGTAGCCGCCATCAAACAAGAAAATCCTGAAGTGAACATCGATATGGCAGCAGGCAAGGAAGAGTTATAG